The genomic window CTGACCTAAGAAGCCCTTCAGGGTCAAAAGGGGCCTGGCACCAAGAGGGAGCATCAGGAGGAAGGGGGCCATTTTGTGGCCAGTCGATGCTGCATTGCTGCCACAGGAGAAAAGAAATCAGAGATCGTATAGACAAGAGACAGAAATCTCctgaagtaaaaaaaaaatctcctgaagaaaagaaatagcaatGCTATTAAAAAGAACCTTGGATCGTGCAAAAACCGGTCGGCCGTAAAGATGCTGGATACCCAAGATTTTACGGTCGATCATGCCAACCGCATTGCAGCCTGGGCTGGTGTCACCTCTTACTCCACATTTCACCTAAGAAAGATTACGAATTTGAAGCTCATCAGTGATAATACTGAATAGTGTTCAGTGAACACCTTTTTTTTTAACGAACGGGCACTAGTTGTGCCAATTCAGTGAACACCTCTTAGCATAAAGAAATGATGAAGTAGAACTTACAAAGAAAGACTTCTCTATGGAGCCAGGACCTGACGTCTGGTACTCCCAGTCAGGAACATAGGTACCGTACAACAGAGACATGTATGTGATCGCCACGACTGCGCCTACGAACCTGGATAAAAAGCAGTATACAGTGTTAGAAACATAAGAACTGACTAATATCGAACAAAATGGTTCGTGATCTTTCCCATAGTGCAAACAAGGGAGTACTTTTGGTCTAAACTCACAGTTGGTAGCGGTATCGCTTGAGCAAATCGTATCCATAGTCTACATCTTCATCTCCTTTGAGCCAAATTTCACAGAGGGCAGTCAACAGATAAGCTATTGCAATTCTCTGCAACCAAAAATTCATGGCATCACTTACATACGTAGTTACTTACCAAACACCAATTTTATATTGTCAATGGACAAATACAAAGCTCATAACAAAACGATATGCATTCCATATACCTGCAGTATACCCATCAGCCGTAGTTCTTGAAGGTCAACCCCAAAAGTTAGACTGCGAACACCATGAAAGAATCCACCTGCGTAGTGCAGCGAAAAGGCATCAGATCAACCGCATTTTCATTTCCACAAGTGTACCTTTGGTCAGTTGAAGAAACATAGCAGCCCTCGTCATACCTTGTAGAACAAGACCAAGGCAAAACAGCTTCAGTGCACGAAGCACTGCCTTTTTCGTAGCGTCCAACTTGTTCGGGACTCTCTGTAAATAAAACAAATCAATAAGGTGACGCGATCGTTAGGTTTCAGCGAGTCGTAGAGGTCACTGTTGGCGGTTTCAAAAACGAAAACGAAAGGGGGAACAAGCATCGCCATATCGCTTTTGCCAGCGCGCGTGTACTACCTTGTACGCGAGCGCCAGGgcgactccgacgatgaagagGAAGAAAGGCATGACAAAGTCGGCCACTGTTACGCCATCCCAGGGGGAGTGGTTCATCGCCGGAATGAATGACCCGGCGTCATCCACGATGATCATCAGCTGCCACAGGAAAAGAAACTTTTGATTAGCTTCTGTTTGAATTTTAAACAAGTGTTTTATTTCAATGAAAATGATAGGGGACCAACGAAACATTATTATTTGATAAGTACCGGTGTGGCTAAAGCAAGCATTTGCAAATCTATTTAGAGGCTAAAATATAAGAACACGTTTGGTGAAACTCTAGGCCACATCTTATCGCGCTAAAAGGACCAAATAAACCAGAATATGCTGGTTCCACTGCCAATGATTTTTTTTCCCTAGTAATAATAAATTAGTGGTTCTTGAATTACTgctatttttttatttcaaaaaacATGTATGATTATAAAATTTTGGGAAATGTAGGAAGGATTATTCGATGAAAAGTGATAACAACTTCACGTTACATATTCGTTtagaggaaaaagaaaagaaaagaaaacttcACGTTGCATATGGTGGTGTGGCATCAGATTCCGGGCTCCAAATGCATTTCACGATCGAAAGACAAATATTCTAATCGGGGGAGAAAGCGCGTACGCTAGCCATTACCGTCAGCACTCGGCAACACCATCAGATAGAAGTGTGGCAACACCAAGAACATTGCGTGATGCAAGTAGCTTAGCACTGCACTATGTGTCGCATGTTTCGTGGCAAGCACGCACTAATTGAGTATTGAGCCAGGATCCACTGACCAATTCATGAGTCATGAGTCATGAGTCATGAGTCATGAGTCATGAGTCATGACGCAGACGAGTAATTAATCCTACAAGGTTTTTCAGTCGATGACTTCATCTATGCCGTCTACGCAAACTCCACGGCGGCCATTGCAATTAATGCCGCGCAGTAGAAAAGACGACCTTCTCTGTTGTCCAAACATGGCGAGCAACGTAGCAAAGAGCAGTAGGTGGAGAGGTGAATCACCAAAGCAAGAGCTTCACAGCGACGGGGACCTAACCGCCGACCGTGACCCTGCTGGGTCAAATTGcctagcgcgtgtttagttggtgaccaacttccaaaaagttgctacagtacctgtcacatcgaatgtttgcggcccgtgcatggagcattaaatgtagatgaaaagaaaaactaattgcacagtttagtgggaaattacgagacgaacgttttgagcctaattagtccatgtttgaacactatttgtcaaataaaaacgaacgtactacagtagccccaaaatccaaattcacccaactaaacaagggcctagCTTCTTCGACTACTAGCTAGTACCCTGTCACCTTTGGCGTAGTGGTGAAGGAGTAATCAACCTCGACTGATTGGCGATGCCATGCCGTGCTCCACTCAACAAACAAGCTCAGGGCGGGGAATCAGAGATGATGCTTGATATTTTAAGGGAACGCATGCATTCGGATGGACATGGGCATGGGCTAGGCTAGATCGAGTAGAGCTAGTCAGCTAGACGTACCGGTCACTGTCGGCAAGGTGTGTGTATACGCGCGTACGTATGCGGTATGCGCGTGGTTTCCTGTGCATACCAACATGGGTGTCATTTTCGATCCATTGGACAAGCAGTCAAGCACGCGCAGCGATGACCCAGATCGATAGAAACCCGGCCTGTCATGAACGTCGTCGTTGGCATCTGCAAAATCGGGACCAGCTGCCGTAGCAGGAGGGGCGCCCCTGGGGATCCCATCAGATTTGCTCCATCCCCATCATGCTATCTGCTCACCCGTCGCGGGCGTCGGCCTTAGACTGGGCAAATTGGGAACGTCGAGTCGGGCAGACCGCAGACGGGCACACAGTCACACTGTGCTACTGCCTACTAGTTCAAGATCATGCAGGTCCGTTCGGCTTATCTTAAAAACGATTTATTCGATTTTTAGTTACAATAGtacttttctctcataataattcaATCAAAACCGTATTTTTCAGTCAATTTAAACTGAGTTTCAGCCATCCGAACGAGGTTGTAGTGGTTACCGGGCACTCCTTCTGCCTGACAGGATAGAACGGGTGGTGACGTGACATCTAAAGGCTGCTGCTCCACTTTTGAATCCAAGCGAGACTTTCAATTGGCTTATCACTGGATATTGACTGATCTGCATTTTCGCAGTCCATCCCAGGCcaggtttagattgcaaaaaatttcaacccgataaatagtaacactttcgtcttatttagtaaatattgtccaatcgtggaccaactaagctccaaagattcatctcatgatttcgaactaaactgtgtaattagttattttttttacctacatttaatgttccatgcaagcggctaaaaattgatatgatggagagagagtgaaaaaacttagaatttggaggtgatctaaacaaggccccacccaaaatccaaaattttttaagattcttcgTTACATCAAATCTTGCAGCACatacatagagcattaaatataggtaaaaagaataactaattatacagtttgtccgtaattagcgagacgaatcttttaaacctaaataGTCAATAATTGAataatttttgtcaaatacaaacaaaagtgttacagtagccaaaagctaaaaaaaaatcttcgtatctaaacggggccttatctCAAGATGTCGGAGACCATCTGATCCTAGAAGACTTCTGTCTGTTGCCGTGTAGCAGTCCGTCCACGGTCGTCGCTCCATCGAGCCTCGTAGCTGCGCTGTGTTTGGCTTGACACCGACACTGTTGTTGCCGACTACCGAACTAGTAGTCACGCGTTCGCAAATGACGTGACGCGACCCATTCTTCCCCAGACGAAGGCCGAGAGGTCGCTCGTACTACGTGTGACCGGGGTAGAACACCCGTACGGCGTATCAGGCCACACGATCTACGCGACAGGGACAGAGGATGCTCCCCTGTCTGTTGCCCGTGGGTGCGGTCGTACGCCTCTGCGGCTCTGCGCCATACATCTGGGCATCTATCTATCTGGCGGGCACCAAGATCAGCAAGAGCAAGCAGGCAACAGCTGCAAGATCCTTGTTGACCGTGTCTGGATCACGTCATTGTCATGTGTGGCTCACATGAAGCTGCCGGACGGGGCACACGGGAACGCGTTTCGAACTTTTGATCCATCCATGGCCCTGACCGCATGTCGACGAGGTCACCCTGGACACTCACGCATCCGACGATTCCCGCGTTTCCTGTGGGCTCCCCGAACCCGTCGCGGGCCAAGCAAGGATTGTAGTGGTGGACTGGTGGCTTTGCCGATACATGTGGAGCAGGCGCACCCGCCGGCCGGCGGTGCGACAGGTGGAACCGATCCTCTCCTCCGGTTACGCCCACCACCCCACTCGTGGCGTTGGTTTACACGCGCTCCGCCGCGATGCCGGGACTTGTTCCAGGCTCCCCGATGACGCGGTGCACCGACCCAATGATCATCTTGAGC from Miscanthus floridulus cultivar M001 chromosome 11, ASM1932011v1, whole genome shotgun sequence includes these protein-coding regions:
- the LOC136494875 gene encoding uncharacterized protein isoform X1, which codes for MGAAAANAGALPESCGGQRPGAGAMGGYELVRSDDAPAAIAVDLEAGGTTAPCGDDYPKRRGGSTPSPAPQASTRQRLVSLDVFRGITVLLMIIVDDAGSFIPAMNHSPWDGVTVADFVMPFFLFIVGVALALAYKRVPNKLDATKKAVLRALKLFCLGLVLQGGFFHGVRSLTFGVDLQELRLMGILQRIAIAYLLTALCEIWLKGDEDVDYGYDLLKRYRYQLFVGAVVAITYMSLLYGTYVPDWEYQTSGPGSIEKSFFVKCGVRGDTSPGCNAVGMIDRKILGIQHLYGRPVFARSKQCSIDWPQNGPLPPDAPSWCQAPFDPEGLLSSVMAIVTCLIGLQYGHIIVHFQKHRERIMNWLIPSFSMLVLAFAMDFFGLHMNKPLYTLSYTLATAGAAGLLFSGIYTLVDIYGYRRLTFAMEWMGMHALMIYVLIACNILPIFIHGFYWKEPKNNLLKFIGIGA
- the LOC136494875 gene encoding uncharacterized protein isoform X2, with protein sequence MGGYELVRSDDAPAAIAVDLEAGGTTAPCGDDYPKRRGGSTPSPAPQASTRQRLVSLDVFRGITVLLMIIVDDAGSFIPAMNHSPWDGVTVADFVMPFFLFIVGVALALAYKRVPNKLDATKKAVLRALKLFCLGLVLQGGFFHGVRSLTFGVDLQELRLMGILQRIAIAYLLTALCEIWLKGDEDVDYGYDLLKRYRYQLFVGAVVAITYMSLLYGTYVPDWEYQTSGPGSIEKSFFVKCGVRGDTSPGCNAVGMIDRKILGIQHLYGRPVFARSKQCSIDWPQNGPLPPDAPSWCQAPFDPEGLLSSVMAIVTCLIGLQYGHIIVHFQKHRERIMNWLIPSFSMLVLAFAMDFFGLHMNKPLYTLSYTLATAGAAGLLFSGIYTLVDIYGYRRLTFAMEWMGMHALMIYVLIACNILPIFIHGFYWKEPKNNLLKFIGIGA